Proteins encoded in a region of the Moritella marina ATCC 15381 genome:
- a CDS encoding PglL family O-oligosaccharyltransferase: MNLTTLKKGFFITFAAYMLIGMHYFQHNGGGSGLHLPFNAIGWMFISTLIGIGLWQSTSQAKLVYSRMSLMFIAATIVMLIPVLYADPIVAGLSYTRLFALIGGLLFFIALQQLQLNQQQRLTLLYLILGAVFVEALFSLVQYYLLPVNNTVGYQKIANRPYGIFQQPNVSASFLTTGIALALYLLTQTKLDEKSKRLFCYVTTFMAVIPVVLLQSRTGYLSLFIAPLLMLPWAWLQLRESDQSKKLFIWLACLVIAAVIGAYSLETADKVARSAAALTDPGARVPIYLHGFNMWLEKPLLGWGYGSFEVAYLNSYSEALSQGLALPGSPENLDHPHNELIYWGIEGGLVALAGIALLVIGFLRIIVKQPVWQALALLGLVFPLVLHSQTEYPFYHAVVHWLVFLTLVWYIASRYGNTKSIAFNYTFLLRTLALLIPLVTSVFMVTTLHTNKLLTQYERSDRSDITPLTKVVNPVAWITRLEFNAMMYRLQIAMYNNDIAELNNYIDWAAEISQQTPRANIYINWVRVLTKLGKNAEAKVLLQRTALLYPRNKLVQRFAASQADNTQP; this comes from the coding sequence ATGAACTTAACTACATTGAAAAAAGGATTTTTCATTACGTTTGCCGCCTATATGTTGATCGGGATGCATTATTTTCAACATAATGGTGGCGGCTCAGGTCTACATTTACCGTTTAATGCCATTGGTTGGATGTTTATTTCCACCCTAATCGGCATCGGTCTGTGGCAATCGACATCACAAGCCAAATTGGTTTACTCCCGAATGAGTCTGATGTTTATTGCCGCCACGATCGTGATGTTAATACCGGTATTATATGCAGACCCCATCGTCGCAGGGCTTAGCTATACGCGATTATTCGCTTTAATCGGCGGCTTACTGTTTTTTATTGCCTTGCAACAATTGCAGCTTAATCAACAACAACGCCTGACGCTACTGTATCTCATCTTAGGTGCAGTCTTTGTCGAAGCACTGTTTAGTCTGGTGCAGTATTATCTGTTACCCGTCAATAATACCGTCGGTTATCAAAAAATCGCCAATCGCCCGTACGGTATTTTTCAACAACCAAATGTATCGGCATCATTTTTAACCACCGGTATTGCATTGGCTTTATACCTGCTAACACAGACCAAGTTAGATGAAAAAAGTAAACGGTTATTTTGTTACGTCACCACCTTTATGGCAGTCATTCCCGTGGTATTACTGCAATCGCGCACTGGTTATTTATCATTATTCATTGCGCCCCTGCTTATGTTGCCTTGGGCATGGCTGCAATTACGTGAATCAGACCAATCAAAGAAGCTATTTATTTGGTTAGCGTGTTTAGTTATCGCCGCTGTAATTGGTGCTTATTCACTGGAAACGGCAGATAAAGTGGCACGTTCAGCCGCCGCATTAACCGACCCAGGTGCTCGTGTACCTATCTATCTGCATGGTTTTAATATGTGGTTGGAAAAGCCATTATTAGGTTGGGGCTACGGTAGTTTTGAAGTCGCTTACCTCAATTCCTATAGCGAAGCATTAAGTCAAGGTTTAGCTTTACCCGGCTCTCCAGAAAACCTCGATCATCCGCACAATGAGCTCATCTATTGGGGTATTGAAGGTGGGCTTGTCGCCTTAGCTGGTATCGCCTTATTAGTGATCGGTTTCTTACGTATTATCGTCAAGCAACCAGTTTGGCAAGCTTTGGCATTATTAGGGCTGGTCTTCCCACTGGTTTTACACAGCCAAACAGAATACCCGTTTTATCATGCCGTCGTCCATTGGCTGGTCTTTTTAACCTTGGTTTGGTATATCGCCAGTCGTTATGGCAACACCAAAAGTATCGCGTTTAATTACACCTTTCTATTACGTACTTTAGCCTTATTGATCCCGCTGGTAACAAGTGTATTCATGGTCACCACGTTACATACCAATAAGCTGCTGACGCAATATGAGCGTAGTGATCGCAGTGATATCACCCCTCTGACAAAAGTCGTTAACCCAGTTGCTTGGATCACTCGATTAGAATTCAATGCCATGATGTATCGTTTACAAATTGCCATGTACAATAATGACATTGCAGAGTTAAATAACTATATCGATTGGGCGGCAGAGATCAGCCAGCAAACACCAAGAGCAAATATCTATATTAACTGGGTGCGGGTATTAACCAAGCTTGGAAAAAATGCAGAGGCAAAGGTCTTATTGCAACGCACCGCGTTACTTTACCCACGTAATAAATTGGTCCAACGCTTTGCAGCAAGTCAAGCTGATAACACCCAGCCTTAA